From the Mya arenaria isolate MELC-2E11 chromosome 17, ASM2691426v1 genome, the window TCCATGCTTTTATGACGCATATATTATGTTGCGACCGAAAAGCACATTACAGAGAGACAAATTTCCaccaaaattttaaaaaaacaacaagaaattgCGTTTACAATAAGTgctataaaattaatttcaaacatGTGATGCTTAAATTTGAATTCCTTAAAGGAAGAAAAATGTTCAAAGACCAACAGTTCATAAAATATCTTCactgattttgttatttttaatgtttaaattattaaacctACATAAAATATTGAGCACACAATATGAGCACTTTTTATATCCGACAACACTTTCGGAATAATTCTTACAAAAGGTTGAAATCTTACCTTCACCGATGATgagcaaaaaaaacataaacgaatgttttataaaatactacAATAATCGTCAAGAGCCTTCTCtcagtttcatttaaaatcttgttcattctaaaacattttaaacatgctGAAAATATCATAGGGACAACCACAGTTTCCTGTAATCAATGTAGGTCACCTCTCAATAAAAcattagaaaaaacaacaagacaaaAAGTACTTACAgtaatacacatatatacatgaacTTATAAACATTATGGAAACATCATAAAAGAACGGAGGCGAATTCTTGGAGCCTGATAGACTTTTCACATGGTGCAAGCATTGACGCTCctccaaatatgtattttcataaaCCTTCATTACGCACCAGTctattgtaaccatgccccaaCCCCCAGGTTCGTGGGGTCCGGTAGTCTGCGTCCTAGATCTTTTGTCGGACAACACGTCAATTACCAAACAAACATGAGAGACATAATGGTTTTCCCCACCCGACCCTCttgatttcaaattttaaaataaatttcatattataAATTGTGAACATTAGGTACAAACCAAATTGttgatatgttgaaaaaaaaaatccacttgCATATATTTGGACTACCAATCGTTTGACTGGATAACATGGATTTAAGGTCCAGAAGTCCTACTGactattatacatgtgtttatatgttatCTCTGTTGtatatatcttattattttcGTATCATGttgttgaaaatatacattttttttgcttaagTGACTTTCCGAAGTGACTttgatttcaaagaaaacatgcGGATAGAACCAAACGTCCTTTTTAAGGATGTTATAATCTGACAATGTGTTTGGGTATGCCTATACAAACCGCTCAGAAAAGGTGACATGATGAATGCATTCCGATTCATGATTAAGGGTAATCACAAAGAGTACGCAAACTTACATGGACTGCATAGCAACCCTTTAGTGTTCctgtaagaataaaaataaataggtTGATAATGCTAAATTATTTCGACAGAATTGAAACCAAACAACAAAAAACCCTTTTCATTTGTCTTGAACAAGAATCACCAACTCGAAGAACCTAGAAGtgttaaagaaatgaaatcGTGTACATTAAGAACTGAGCCCCAAAACAGCACTAGTGAATCGAAATATAGCAGAAAGAGTTGAAATTTATCTCATAccaattaatatttaaagtgtTGCTGAATTTCGAAATTTCTGTTCGTGATATCACTGTTGTAATGAAATTACTATTATTGGCGAAGATTTACTCTAACCTAAACAAATTAGGTTACCAAACAATACatctttgaataaaaatagacaaaaatggttgaaaaggAATCTGAAAATGTGCTGGTAATCAGTACTGGTCTTAACTGGATCACGAAACAATGTAGCTTATCTGATTGGTCTATGTGTATAACCGACCTTTATAGTGAAGGGAATCAATAATGTTTGACCATAAAAATTGACTTCAGTGGCATATTGAATaaagacataataaaattagACGTACGGTTTCCTATTATATGGTGCGTGAATGATTTGTGCTGAGAAAACACCTACACTAATCAAATGGCAACTATAGGGAAATATTAGTTATGATCTTGACGAAACTACTGCGAAAGCCTAGAAGCAAAATATAGAATGACCCAGTTTGAAAAACGCAATGCTAATGTTTTACAATGACCAAATCAGGTTTGATCTGTCTGTGATGTTTGTTTGAACCTTAGTTTTCACGCTCTAAATGAATGCTGTGAAACATTCGAGGAAGTCGTCAAACATAATCTTTCTCTGATAACTTCAGCACATATCTGAAATAATCTCCGCGTTTaaagacaatcattttttttcaatttggtAAAATTGCATGTTATTCAACTGAAGCTCGTTTTAGATTAATACTCGGGATAATAACTCTTAACGCGTTTAAGATTCTGATATATCATACcgaacaattataaaaaaaaatcaaaattcagTTATTTGATACGTCTTATTGATCccctacatacatgtacaaacaatgATAGTGCAGTTCTCATGCAACGGTTTTTACGGACAAAAACATACTATGTTTTAGactattgatttaaataatcaatTGGAGAAGATCAAACGatctttttttatcataattgaGTGAATAAAACAGTCAATTATATTAATGTAATGACTCCTCAACTATATAATATTGGTTATACTTTTGTCATATTACGAATGTGCCGAATATTTTAGGTGTACCAGTGCAACTTTCAACATTTGCGTGTTTGATTTGAACATATGACAACCGCAttcatatacaaacatatgtgTTGTAGTTATCTTGTACGCGTCATATTGATTGCAGTTGTTTTCAAATAAGTTTGATAACTTGTTATAACAATGGCTAAAAAGTTAAATATCTCTTGAAGTCAGTGATATCATGACAAGAAAAGCCTGAATTATTGAAaggtaaaacatatgaaatagaGTTGTTTTGTCTGTGAATTTAGTCTTATTGTTGCAATTTTTGGGCCATAAGTCCAAAATGATAAGTGCGTCATAGCTGTCGATCAAATCTGTTTAAGTTATGACTGATACTATTTTAACTAATAGAACTACAAGTTGGCGAACAAATGCTCTAGACAGACAGCGGTAAAAGTCAATTTggtcatttttattattcaaaggGCAGCATTATGTAACTAACTAGCCATCGATACAATTTACTTGAGACATTATGCCAATAAAAGTTATAGCCATGTTTGTTAAAGATTGGATACGAAATACTCAAGTTAGAAGGTAAACATATTAACttcagagaaaaaaacaaaatctgaCTGTTGATTAAATTCATTCGAAACAATACACTTATAAACTGTTTggtcatgttttgtaaatattggaaCGGAAATGCTCCAGTTGCCGTTGTCTCGGAATACGAAGACGCCGGATATCACGATCCGTATAAAATATGACTGCTTTTTTCTGCAGGCAGCATTGACATTTTCGTCTTGTCTTTTACAAGTAGCGTAAATACACAGTCCGAATAAAGGTCTTAGTAAAGTTCACTTTATAAGCTGTTTAATggcaaaatactttttaaaatctaaaatgaTGTAAGTGAACTTAAGATGCAAAGATTCGAGATGAACTTTACCgtgtcaattaaaaaaacacaataaaatgtttactttaaaatgcaCCATTGTTGAGTACTAAATGCAGATGATCCACCGGTTTTACCGAAGGTGAATAATCAATGTTCATCATAGCGTTACCGTTTGCTCATTTTTATAAATCCCTTcccttatttgacaaaatatagcTTTATCAGAATTACCAGAACTGTTCAACGGGTTCGTGTACCAAACCATTTTATTAGAATTGCTCGTATTACAGCGGTAGGTAAGACATGCCCGTATTTGAGAATGAGTACGGAGGTACCCCAATCAATATGCTTGAGTTTGACCTCGTTTAAACTAATACTTCAAAAATGAATCCATTACACATGGTATTTGAATGCAATACTTTTGCAGTTCAgactttataattaaataagaaaatgcattAAGATTAACTTACGTGAAAATGCAACATATACGTGCCAGGTCAGTTTCAAACCCGGGAACAAGTGCGGTATCCTCACTGATTGGTAAGCATAAGTTATCCAAAATAATGTACTCGCTAAGGTGTAGATTTACGGTAGGTGAAACAAAGTCCATGCCTTTTTTATTGTTCTAGAAACAATATTCTGGAGAATTTGGGTATGATTTTTCCTCacatttaatgaacataatgGCAAACAGACGAAAGTAgaaaaaatgtccaaaacaaCAGCTATTTTGTCACCTGTTTTAATCGATGCGAAGTagaatgaaataaatgcaaCCACATGTAAANNNNNNNNNNNNNNNNNNNNNNNNNNNNNNNNNNNNNNNNNNNNNNNNNNNNNNNNNNNNNNNNNNNNNNNNNNNNNNNNNNNNNNNNNNNNNNNNNNNNacctctgattacccagtttTCAAACTACATAAAGATCATCatgaataacattctgatcaagttccatgaacatatggtcataaatgtgacctctagagtgttaacaagcttttccttcaatttgacctggtaacctagttttttaccgcacatgacccagatttaaacttgacttagagattattaataaaacatcctgaacaactttcatgaagatactgTCATAAATTTGACCTTTAGATTGtttacaagcttttccttaaatttgacctggtgacctagttttaagCGCACTTGACTAAGATtagaacttgacctagagatcaataatattaacattctgaccaagtttcctgaagatacactcataaatgtgacctctagagtgttaacaagattttcctttaatttgacctggtgacctagtttttaaccccagatgacccaatatcaaacctgtcaaagattttattgagggtaacattctgaccaagtttcattaagatagtgccaaaattgtgacctctaaagtgttaacagTGTAATTGTTGACGAAGGACGACGACGGACatagggcgatcacaatagctcaccttgagcactttgtgctcatgTGAGCTAAAAACACGTATCAATACCTGATATCtattataatgtataaagtTTACACAATTGATTAGTCCCAAGAAAAACGTACGAAAACGTCACCATTCCCAAAACtgttcttttaaaatatattcaaatatgcCCCTACCAGGAGCTCGTAATAATGGCACAGTACTGTTATGTAACAAGAATAAGGATTAAATAGTGAATAATCACTAGTGTTACATACCTTCAGTTGCACATTCGAGCTAAAATGAATTGGTACAATATCGAATTGGAATTATAATAACAGTATTGTATAAGCTGCAAAAATCAATACCTTCCTTCCTTTCCACAACTTACACATTTCGTTAAGGAGAGCCCAGCAACTTTGTCCCGTAATGCCAACACATACTTCAAAGAGAGCATGGACTGCATCGGTCCAGATGACttcttcaagaggttcaaataaACTCCCAAGCTTCCCCGAAAGGCTATCTTGGACTAGTGAAATGACCGCGTCTAAATCATGACACTGGATTGATAGTATAATACATCCTCTGCTGACCTTCGTTATCTCTTTTTTCTCTGAAACAGGAAGACAGATGATGGGTTTATTAAAGATAATGCGTACCAATGTATTGAACAGATTAATACAATAGAACGGCtgaaactgcagggacaagccagTAGCAAGAAATGCAACGATGACCCGGGTTTGAGGTCGATGGTTTACGGCCTAACATACACTTTAGAGACACACGACGTCAACGAActacaatgcattaaaattctTGATGAATATTTGTTGGGTTTATCGCCTTGAAATGGTCAGCGGCACAGGAATAATTCGTTGAATAAGGACTTATTAATACAATGATTTACCGAGTTCATACTGACTTATTATCGGAAATATAATGGACagtttaaattcaatatataaacagtacTTAATTAAAGCATCATACACATTAAATACACATACTTGTTATCTGTTAACATTAGGCAACGCAGGCGATCAAATTTACTGACTAACCGTCAAATAACTTCCGAACAAGGGCCTTGACTTCAACATATAGCTTGTCTGCAGTCTGGTCATCTATAAGACAATTACAACTCATTTAAAGCGTACGTATATCTGCCGTTATAATTAGATATGTCAGGGCATATCCACCACCTTTGAGAGTCTAAGTTGAAGCCTTAAGCCTCAAACCGGCAGATATTTACTTGTTTAAGAGCATATTGAAGATTATTTCCCGTGAACATTGTAGAGTTTGTTAATTTGTATACTTTTAATTCCTAATTCATCTGTTACAAAGAATAATATCAATtacttttgtaacattttatttttttctttacagaGAATAAGTCCTAAATGCAGATGGTAACAATTGCGAAACAAAAACCTTCATTACCTGCCATTTCTTTACCTTGCTTTAATGCCTCTGTAAAGGTTTCAAGTAGACGGTCCGTAATGGATTGTTCGTCTTCTTTATTATAGTTCCGAAACATGACAATGACATCAAGAACTTAAAGAAAAATCTGgtatacataacatatattcaattaaGACACACATATTCATAAAAGCAATTGCACCACCACTTCAGTAAACagattcaataaaacaaagacTGTTGATTTTCCACTTAACGCAAAGTTAGTATTTCGAAAGATCTCTCCACcaaaatgtattcaattattAAGATGCTAACTTGTGTTTTATCGTtatgctttaaaaacatatttgctcgtttaaacataacatatatactCAGAAGTAACATCTAACCAGGTTTCGTCAAACACGGCACAAGACAGTGATGTGTTGTATGTCCTTGGATAATAAGGTGACATATTACATTGCTAGAGCGGTATGTTACCTGGAATATTCACTGACAACCCCTTTTTCTGGAGGATCGTTTTCATTTGTTGCAGCCCACTTTCAACCGCTGCGTCAGCTGAATGAACAATGTGCATATCTATAGagagaatatttttttgtttcaatgtaagatcgcAATGTATTACACCGAGTTAACACCAAAATTTATCAAACGGTGAAATTCCAATTtcggaaagcatataatttatatcaatatatgagTGTATATCTATATTGCATTGAATACAATATCACGCTGGGATGTGCCATAAAGATGCACAATCTTTATCTAATAGCATTCGAGCGAACgtgtttttaagattttttttcccAACAAGAGTCGCGGAGTGATGCCAACGCTTGCcagttgttgtatttttagccaaaaaaatcagcaattatGATAACCCGAGTTCTCTCatgcaaaaatgtatataattttacaaataacgATATAATGAATGTTTTCTTACTTGTTTGCGAAATAAAGCTATTGTTACTATTAGTAATAAAAATGTGTCAggttaaacgttttttttttcaaaaacataccGCTCGATTATGAATAATTAGAAAACATACCCACCTTCATTAATTATCTCAACGGTTTTGCAACCCAACTCAGAAATAAGACCGTTTGTGTAAATATGTCGAAGGCTTTCGTACTTATTAATTTCCTTAAGAAGAGATATCTTCAAATCTGGCTCCTGCATGTAATCACAGATTCGTTGCACAGCACCGACAATGCGGCCAAGATAATTGTGATACATTGACTCGTCCAATACTGGAGTTCCCTTGTGTAGCATTTTATTCCTTAACTCCCTTAGGTTACAGATATCATGTCTTAGTTGCCTGTGTAGATTGTCATCATCGTCTAGTTTGGATGCATTGAGaagtacaaaaacaaaaagggGAATATCCCACTTGGCCAAATCAGTTTTAATTCCAAAACCTGGATAAAGAATGAGTTTCTTGCTTTTTTCTTTGCCAATAGATAACAAAATATCTTCCatgtaatgatttaaaaaatcatcTAGTGACCAAGGTTGAGCCGGATGGTTTTCTGGTGTGAGCTGCCCAACCCTCCTTTGTAAGAGTTGTGATAACACTCTCCTACCACAGTCAGTCAGTGCAAGATTTACTCgagaaaaatattctttttcatCCACCGAACGATTTGCTTCAGCCATGCTGACCTTTctgagataataataataataataataataataataataataataataataataataataaataataataataattattattattattattattattattatttaataataattataataatagtaataaaaaatataaaaataatattaatattgtgATGTTAATTTCAGAGTAGATGAATCTATCATCATAGCTGGTGTTGGGTATTGCTTtgagttttacttttttatcaatgGGATATCTTTATAAACATcgaaaataatatcattaaaccTTCTACCTAAAAAGGgggaaattgaaaatattgaccatggtataattaaaacaagtgACCTCTTGAAAATATGAAACTGCTTCAATAGACTGTGCCTAAGTATTTTACTTATACTTATGATTATTgtataaatgtcaaaatcagaCATATACATACTGCTATTCTCGAAATTAAACCCTTTTATcacattactttttttaaagtctTTTATTGATCATGACTAGAACCGTATGCTATATGGAAGCCTTGAAAAGTCAGCTTCTACTTCGTCCACAGTATATGTTTTCTCTGTGTTGGTTCTTCATGAtatctttatcaaaatatcaaaaataatatcaatatacaGCTAATTTCAACACACTAATAGAACACTGTTGGAAAACGAATCACGCAACTATCCACGCGTTTTTGGCAGCGACTACTAATAAAGAAGGTTagtaaacaagaggcccatgagggcctatgctctactggtatggctcttgtggtcattttcaatccagagcatgtatgaaTGGTTAATaagcaacaaacatatagttcactTGGAACGTTTTgggtttgggttagctgaaaacgttgCATGTTCAACATCGGAgaacataaaatgttaatatgtgcCAATGACAGTAGTTGGTATTCAAATTATGTACATACTAATTATAGCACGCATTCAAAGAGAACCATATGtttaagggactcgctcatgtttttggggcaaaaattagttttcctggtaatacatctgaaaacacgtattttatcattattttactcaaGGACACCGGACTTGcagaaacaaaatacaattgaagtataaaaatatttagttttagtGGGtagcgaacccacgccggttaAGTCAAGGAAACATTTGAAAACCGATGCCTAAAGCACCAGTCCACAAGGACAAGGACAACAGTCGATGGATAATTTGACCTTTGAAGAATACCatgataacatcacatgataatgtcaatcaaacaatcatgCTTTAACGAATCGCTGAAgctcaaaaataagaaaataggtCAAAAGGCCACAGTCCAGATCAGCAATGCACAACaatgatatttgttatcaaaactgtacacatggtcaaaatttaatTGCTGTAACTTCAACAAAAAGAAAGTAGGTCAAGAGGTCACATACAAGGTCATCAAagtagaaaataaatatgtgttgacaaaacagtacaaacggtccaaatttcattgctgtggcgtcaaaaataagaaagaaggtcaaaaggtcacgGTCCAGATCATCCGAAGACAACgatgatgctcgtttgcaaaactgtacacatgatccaaatttcattgatgtagctttaaaaataagaaagaaggtcagaaggggtggggccagctttggccCTAGatgcataatttcaactgtCTTGGTAGagggtcatcatatgatgctccacaacaaatatcaaaggaaTGAGCCTTGTGGCTTGAAACAAGAATATTTTGACAgggtttttttcttatataagtctgtcggaaacttgtgacccccggggcagggccagtTTTAACCCCAGGGACATTTGAATAATCTTGGAAGAGGACCACTAAATGATGCCTTATTAAAAACAGCAAGGGTCCGTGCCTAGAGGTTtcgacaaaaagattttcaaacatttctctatataagtataccaaacctgtgaaccccggggcgttgccagtaatgaccccaggggcataaaaAAGCATTCACAAGCAATTACATTCAGATGGACGACAGACACTTCTGGTCTTTGGTCAATAGAGCTATAAATGACCTTTAGCCAATAGAGCTTAAAATTAACCAACCTCAACTGAAATATTGATCTCTTATTAACAAGGGCAAGGGAGAGTACAACATGAAACTAATTGcacaaccaaaaaaaaaacaagatgtcTCTCTCTAATACAAGAATTGGCtatagacttggctaaaaatagcatttcttatattttcaaGTGCCATAATCTAGTCATGCAtggacggatctggctggttttcgaaaggaacctaGCTCTGATagatatctaactactgtacAAGTTACAATAACAccgaagactgtatcgtgttcacaatcATTTACAGATACACTGACGCATGGACACACTGACGCACATACGACATACACATTgtcatcgcataagctcttccgGCCTTTGACCAGTAGAGGTAAAAAGCTATGGCTCAGACACGAATAACTGCTATGAAATCCATAGTGTATTACATTTATCATCATGACTATGAGATATAAGCAAGAACGTTATGTGCGAAAGCCAATCCCATAGTGGTCAAATTGATTGAATTCcgattaaaaaagttttaaaaaatcatggTTTATGTGTCACCTTAAGCCTTAagattcaattcaattcaattcaatatctttatttcctccttgtaggagatatgcattttatatacaaaaagaaaagTCAATATTCAAAAATCTAATGAAAcattacaaatatgtacaacATGTGCCCAATTAGTCTACCATATGCACTCTTCATTGAGCCACATAAGTGTGATATTCAACTTAAACACAATGAACACATTTGGAGATGAATTGAAATGATATCAGTAAGAATGTCGTGTTCTAAAATCATAGTATGTCCTTAACCATTGCGATAAGACTGCGAATTGTACATGTGGCACACACCCGGTTTTCTACAATTCAGTGCTATTTTAATTAAATCCCATCATAttacaacacaaacatttatgatataCAAATTGACAGAGCAACTACTCCTTATAACCATCTTGAgagaaaacaagagctgtcatagtatgtgacgaatgcccccgaatgtgacattgacctacggacaaggtcagtacatgaaaagttgatcttgcctttacgtgtcaaatacatatggcaagttattttaaattgcctctgaacataaacaaataccacccatacttgacaacctacactgttatgtccttatattcagaattcccttgtgaataaaccttagtgtatctttcaccttggAGGtaaggacatgggtcttgcacacgacacgtcgtcttcgtatgcggaacacatgtagcaagtgattttaaaatctgtccatacaagggaaagtaacagccctgacacgacaacctaaactctatgtccttatatgcagcactccattgtgaataaacactaagtgtgaccttgacctttgaggtagggacacgggtcttgcacgcgacacgtcgtcttggtatgtggaacacatgtggcaagttattttaaaatctgtccatacaagggaaagttacagcccagacacgacaacctatactctatgtccttatatgcagcactccattgtgaataaacactatgtgtgaccttgacctttgaggcagggacacgggtcttgcacgcgacacgttgtcttggtatgtggaaaaaatgtggcaagttattttaaaatctgtccatacaagagaaagttacagcccggacacgacaacctatactctatgtccttatatgcagcactccattgtgaataaacactaagtgtgaccttgacctttgaggtagggacatgggtcttgcacgcgacacgtcgtcttggtaagtggaacacatgtggcaagttattttaaaatctctccatacaagggaaagctacagcccggacacgacaacctatactctatgtccttatatgcagcactccattgtaaataaacactaaatgtgaccttgacctttgaagtagggacacgggtcttgcacgcgacacgtcgtcttggtatttgaaacacatgtggcaagttattttaaaatctgtccatacaagagaaagttacagcccggacacgacaacctatactctatatccttatatgcagcactccattgtgaataaacactaagtgtgaccttgacctttgaggtagggacacaggtcttgcacgcgacacgtcgtcttggtatgtggaacacatttggcaagttattttaaaatctgtccatacaagggaaagttacagcccggacacgacaacctacactctatgtccttatatgcagcactccattgtgaataaacactaggtgtgaccttgacctttgaagaagggacacaggtcttgcacgcgacacgtcgtcttggtatgtgtaacacatgttgcaagttattttaaaatctgtccatacaagagaaagttacagcccggatacgacaacctatactctatgtccttatatgcagcactccattgtgaataaacactaagtgtgaccttgacctttgaggtagggacatgggtcttgcacgcgacacgtcgtcttggtatgtggaacacatgtggcaagttatattaaaatctgtccatacaagggaaagttacagcccggacacaacaacctatactctatgtccttatatgcagcactccattgtatataaacactaagtgtgaccttgacctttgaggtagggacacaggtcttgcacgcgacacgtcgtcttggtatgtggaacacatgtggcaagttattttaaaatct encodes:
- the LOC128224624 gene encoding uncharacterized protein LOC128224624 isoform X2; this encodes MAEANRSVDEKEYFSRVNLALTDCGRRVLSQLLQRRVGQLTPENHPAQPWSLDDFLNHYMEDILLSIGKEKSKKLILYPGFGIKTDLAKWDIPLFVFVLLNASKLDDDDNLHRQLRHDICNLRELRNKMLHKGTPVLDESMYHNYLGRIVGAVQRICDYMQEPDLKISLLKEINKYESLRHIYTNGLISELGCKTVEIINEADAAVESGLQQMKTILQKKGLSVNIPVLDVIVMFRNYNKEDEQSITDRLLETFTEALKQGKEMADDQTADKLYVEVKALVRKLFDEKKEITKVSRGCIILSIQCHDLDAVISLVQDSLSGKLGSLFEPLEEVIWTDAVHALFEVCVGITGQSCWALLNEMLLCHYYELLVGAYLNIF
- the LOC128224624 gene encoding uncharacterized protein LOC128224624 isoform X1, with the protein product MAEANRSVDEKEYFSRVNLALTDCGRRVLSQLLQRRVGQLTPENHPAQPWSLDDFLNHYMEDILLSIGKEKSKKLILYPGFGIKTDLAKWDIPLFVFVLLNASKLDDDDNLHRQLRHDICNLRELRNKMLHKGTPVLDESMYHNYLGRIVGAVQRICDYMQEPDLKISLLKEINKYESLRHIYTNGLISELGCKTVEIINEADAAVESGLQQMKTILQKKGLSVNIPVLDVIVMFRNYNKEDEQSITDRLLETFTEALKQGKEMADDQTADKLYVEVKALVRKLFDEKKEITKVSRGCIILSIQCHDLDAVISLVQDSLSGKLGSLFEPLEEVIWTDAVHALFEVCVGITGQSCWALLNEMCKLWKGRKVLIFAAYTILLL
- the LOC128224624 gene encoding uncharacterized protein LOC128224624 isoform X3 — its product is MAEANRSVDEKEYFSRVNLALTDCGRRVLSQLLQRRVGQLTPENHPAQPWSLDDFLNHYMEDILLSIGKEKSKKLILYPGFGIKTDLAKWDIPLFVFVLLNASKLDDDDNLHRQLRHDICNLRELRNKMLHKGTPVLDESMYHNYLGRIVGAVQRICDYMQEPDLKISLLKEINKYESLRHIYTNGLISELGCKTVEIINEADAAVESGLQQMKTILQKKGLSVNIPVLDVIVMFRNYNKEDEQSITDRLLETFTEALKQDDQTADKLYVEVKALVRKLFDEKKEITKVSRGCIILSIQCHDLDAVISLVQDSLSGKLGSLFEPLEEVIWTDAVHALFEVCVGITGQSCWALLNEMCKLWKGRKVLIFAAYTILLL